The following nucleotide sequence is from Dyella sp. BiH032.
GTTCCCATGCCCTTCCTCGAACTGACCCTCACCCTCCGCTCCGAACAGCAGCCGCGCGCCGAAGAAGCGCTGGAGGATCTCGGCGCGCTATCCGTCACGCTGCAGGACGCCGACGCGGAAACGCCGGACGAGCAGGCGATCTTCGAGCCGGGCGTGGGCGAACTCCCGCTATGGCCGACCATCACGCTCAACGCGCTGTTCGATGCGGACACCGACCGTCGCGGCTTGACCGAAGCACTCGGCGACCTGCTGCCGTGGCTGGAGCCGGACCAGGTGCTGTACCGCGACGTCGCCGACGAGGATTGGGAGCGCGCGTGGATGGACCAGTTCAAGCCGATGCAATTCGGCCGGCGGCTGTGGATCTATCCGTGGAACATCGAGCCGCCGCAGGACGGCGACAGCGTGGTGGTACGCCTCGATCCCGGCCTGGCCTTCGGCAGCGGCACCCACCCCACCACCGCGCTGTGCCTGGAATGGCTCGACGCACAGGACCTGAAAGGCAAGACGCTGATCGACTATGGCTGCGGCTCCGGCATCCTCGCCATCGCGGCGCTCAAGCTGGGGGCGGCGAGCGCAGTGGGCGTGGACAACGATCCGCAGGCACTGACCGCCTCGGCCGACAACGCCGAGCGCAACGAGGTCGCCGGACGACTGGCCCTGTTCCTGCCGGAGGACCTGGACGCAGAACCCGCCGAGGTCTTCATCGCGAACATCCTCGCCGGCCCGCTGGACGAGCTCGCCCCGAGCTTCGCGGCAGCGGCCAGGGCGGGCGCGCCCTTCGCCATTTCCGGCATCCTCAAGGGCCAGGAAGGTGAGCTGCTCGAACGCTACGCCGAATGGTTCGACGAGTTGCGCGTGGATACGCGCGAGGACTGGGTGCGCATCAGCGGACGACGCCGCGCGGACTGAAGGTCTGAGCCCTGACCGCGTCGGCGCGTCCGCCGCCGTTTACTGCGCCTTGCCGGCGTACAGCTTCTGCACGGCGCCGAGATCGTATTTGCAGCCCACCAGGTAATAGCGGCTCTTGCCGCCGGATTCGCCCGGCATGGCCACGAGTTCGCCCTCGGGCGCCTGCTTGCCGTACATCGGCCAGTCGGGGCCGAGGCTGTCGTCCTTCTGCAGTCCCTGCCTGGCGGCGAACGCGGCCATCTCCTCGAGCGGTTTGTCGCTCTTGATCACCAGATAGATCTCGTTGCGCGCGTAGAAATAGACGTACGAGGAGCGCACGCCGAAGGCTTCGACCGGCTGCGCGGACTCGCGGATGAAGCCGCTGTCCAGGCCGGCTTTCTCCGGCGCCTTCAGGAAAGGCATGAAACTTTTGTCGTCGACCGCGCGATTGGCACCGGCCATGGCGCTCACGCCTTTGCAGGTGATGGCGTCCGCCACGGCGGCGACGCGGGCGTCCGCGGCCGACGCCTGGAACGTGGCGATGCCGGCCAGGCAGGCGAGGCTGAGGCTCGCGCGTAGAAGTCGGGTCATGAGGTAGTCGTCCTTATCCATGGCACTGCGTTCTCCAGAGGCGGGCAGCACCGGAACCGCCGCCGGACGTGGACGCCGGCGGCGCGATCATACGCCAGGCGGTGACGTCGTTCGCCGCCGCGCAAAACGCGATGGCGTTCCACATTCCGCCGCGCTTTGCGCTTACCCTTGCAGGCCGCCGCGCGAACGACTCTACTTGCCGCATGTACGCCCAGTGTCCCGACTGCCTCACCGTGTTCTCGATGGACGCGGAACTGCTCGCGCAGGCGCGCGGACACGTGGTCTGCGGGCATTGCCAGGTAGAGTTCGATGCGCTGCTGAGCCTGAGCAGCCAGCTGCCGCCGGAACCGTTCCAGTACCTTCCCTCGCGCGAGAACTCCGGCCGTTTGCCCCGCGCCGACGCCGCTGTCTACCGGCCGCGGCCCGAACAGGTTTTCGCGCCGGCATCCACGCCGGCCGCGGAAAACGGAGACTTCTCCCAGCTGGTGTTCTCGCCGCGCTTCGCCCGGGAAGCCAAGTCGTCGGCGGGCCGTCGCTGGCCATGGCTGGTCGCCTGCCTGGTGCTGTTGCTGCTGTTGTGCGCGCAGCTGGCGTGGGCCAAGCGCGACGTGCTGATTGCCGACGCGACCGCCGGCTCCTGGCTGCGCCAGGCATGCACCGGGCTCGGCTGCCGCCTGCCTTTGGTCCAGGACGTGCATCGGCTGCGGCTGCTGGCGCGCGACGTGCAGGCGCACCCGTCGGTGCCGGGCGCGCTGCTGATCAGTGCCACAGTGCGCAACGACGCGAGCTTCGACCAGCCCTGGCCGGTGGTGTCGGTCACCCTCTCCGACGTGGACGGCAAGCGGATCGCCATGCGGCGCCTGCAGCCCGCCGAATACCTTGGCGATAGCGCCGCCCTGGAACGCGGCCTTGCAGCCGGCGGCAACGCCGCCCTGGTGCTGGAGGTGGAAGACCCTGGCAACAAGGCCGTGGCCTTCGAGATCGGCTTCGAGTGAAGCCCAACTCTTTCCTAAGAAACTCAGTACTTAAAATTCTCCGGTCGCGAGGGTAAACTCTCACCCCTTCGTCTGCTGCATCCGGCGTTCCATGCGAGCCGCCGCCCGCGGTACCAGCCAAAGCAACATGCGGCGACCCATGCAGTCGCTGCGAAGAACGTGAGGGAGATGCCCGTGAACGCCGTCAGACTGCCTGCTGCCGAGGCCGCCAAGGAGACCTCGTCGCAGAGCGCGTTGAGCGAATGCGTTACCCGCACCGTCCGTCGCTATCTCGCCGACATCGGCGACACGGAATGCGCGGAAGGCCTGCATGCGCTCGTCATTCGCGAAGTCGAAGGCCCGCTGCTGCGCGAAGTCCTGGCATGGCACGACGGCAACCAGAGCCGTGCCGCCGCCGCGCTCGGCATCAATCGCGCCACCCTGCGCAAGAAGCTCGCCGTCCACGGCCTGCTCTGACATCGCGGCGCAGGATGCGCCCGCTCCGACCGGGAAGTCGCCATGTCCTCCGCATTCATCGTCCGCCCCGCCACTGCCGCCGACCACGCGCGGATCGCCGTGGTGTGGGAAGACGCCGTGCGCGCGACGCATGACTTCCTCGCCGAGGAAGACATCCTGTTCTTCCGCGGCTTCCTTCCCGAGATATTTGGACGTCTGGACGTCCGCGTCGCCGACCGGGGCGGCGATATCGGCGGTTTCGTCGCCACGGCCGAGCGGCATGTCGAAGCCCTGTTCGTCGCGCCGGCCCTGCACGGCCAGGGGCTGGGCCGCAAGCTGCTGGACCACGTCATCGGCGACGATCCGAGCACGGCCTGGACCGTGGACGTGAACGAGCAGAACCCCGGCGCCACCCGCTTCTACGAACGCTACGGCTTCGTGCAGGTCGGCCGCTCGGAGCTGGACGCGAGCGGACGTCCCTTCCCGCTGCTGCATCTGGCGCTGCGCCGCTGAGCGCCTCGGCGGAACGCCTGGGTTTATAATCCCGGCCTTTCCCGCAGGAACCCGCCTCATGTCCACGGCCTCCCTGGCGCCGGTCCGCCGCGCCTTGCTCAGCGTTTCCGACAAACACGGGCTGATCGACCTCGCCCGCCGGCTGTCCGCCAAGGGCGTCGAACTGCTGTCCACCGGCGGCACCGCCAAGGCGATCCGCGACGCCGGCCTGCCGGTGAAGGACGTGAGCGAACTGACCGGCTTTCCCGAGATCATGGACGGCCGCGTCAAGACGCTGCACCCGAAAGTCCATGGCGGCCTGCTCGGCCGCCGCGGCACCGACGACGCGGTGATGGCCGAGCTGGACATCGCGCCGATCGACCTGCTCGTGCTCAACCTCTACCCGTTCGAAGCCACCGTCGCGCGTCCCGACTGCAAGCTGGAACAGGCCATCGAGAACATCGACATCGGCGGTCCTGCCATGCTGCGCTCCGCGGCGAAGAACTGGAACGACGTCGGCGTGCTGACCTCGCCCGACCAGTACGAGGACGCGGTCAAGGAGATCGAGGAACACGGCGGTCTCGCGCGCGCGACGCGCTTCAAGCTCGCCGTCGCGGCGTTCAATCGCGTCTCCAACTACGACGGCGCGATCAGCGATTACCTGTCCGCGCTGCGCCTCAATGAGACGCAGGACGGGATCGCCGGCCACGACCTGTTCCCGGGCCAGGCGAACGGCCGCTTCGTGAAGATGATGGACCTGCGCTACGGCGAGAACCCGCACCAGCATGCCGCGTTCTACCGCGATCTCCATCCCGCACCCGGTACGCTGGCCACCTTCCGCCAGATCCAGGGCAAGGAGCTGTCGTTCAACAACATCGCCGATGCCGACGCGGCGTGGGAATGCGTGCGCAGTTTCACCAAGCCCGCCTGCGTGATCGTCAAGCACGCCAATCCGTGCGGCGTGGCGGTGAGCCTTGAGGGCGTGGGCCGCGCCTACGACCTGGCGTACCAGACCGACCCCACCTCCGCTTTCGGCGGCATCATCGCTTTCAATCGCGAGCTGGACGGCTCCACCGCGCGCGCCATCGTCGAACGCCAGTTCGTCGAAGTGGTGCTCGCGCCCGCCTACGCGGAGGACGCCCTGCTGGCCTTCGCCAAGAAGGCCAACGTGCGCCTGTTGCTGATCCCGCCGCCGGCCGACGGCGATCTTTCCCGCGCCCACCCGGGCAATGACGTGCGCCGCGTGGGCTCGGGCCTGCTGATCCAGACCGCTGATCGCGGCATGGTCACCGCCGAGGATCTGAAGGTGGTGACGAAGCGCGCGCCGACCGAAGCGGAGATCCACGACCTGATCTTCGCCTGGAAGGTGGCCAAGTACGTCAAGAGCAACGCCATCGTCTACGCACGCGACCGCCAGACCATCGGTATCGGCGCCGGCCAGATGAGCCGTGTCTACAGCGCCCGCATCGCCGGCATCAAGGCGGCGGACGAGAAGCTGGAAGTGCGCGGCTCGGTGATGGCGTCGGACGCGTTCTTCCCGTTCCGCGACGGCATCGATGCGGCGGCGCAGGCGGGCATCACCGCGGTGATCCAGCCGGGCGGCTCGATGCGCGACGCCGAAGTGATCGCCGCCGCCGACGAGCACGGCATGGCCATGGTGTTCACCGGCATGCGCCACTTCCGCCACTGAACCCTCGTCGCCGCGGTCGCGAGAAGGCCGCGGCGATGGAGCATCCAGACCGAAACACCGGCACGGTTTGATGCTGCAGCCTCCGCGGCGTGCCGGACAGCGTTTACGGATTCCTGCCGTCTAACGGCTACCGGAAAGTAATCGACGCTTCGGTCGATAGCCTGGCACGCGGCTACCGGACACGATGTCCGCCGATGCCACGCAACGCCAGCGCTGCGTTGGCGTCCGGCCTATGGACACGCTACGCACCGATCGGATGGCACAACCCTGCCGCCGATCAGCGCCGTGCAGGCGCGGGCTCGCCGGCATGCACTTCCACCGGCCGCGCCGCATAGCGGCGCGCCAGCACCGCGCAGGTCATCAGCTGGATCTGGTGGAACAGCATGATCGGCAGCACGATCGCGCCCAGCGGATGGCCGGCGAACAGGACCTTGGCCATCGGCACGCCACTGGCGAGGCTCTTCTTGGAACCGCAGAACACGATGGTGATCTCGTCCGCGCGGCCGAAGCCCAGCGCGCGGGCGCCATAGCGTGTGGCCAGCAGCGCGATCGCCAGTAGCACGATGTTCACCAGCAGCAGCCCGCCGAGCACCGGCAGCGGCACCTGCTTCCACAGACCCTGCAAGACCGCCGCGCTGAAGGCGGTGTAGACCACCAGCAGGATCGAGCCCTGGTCCACGTAAGCCACCAGGCCGCGATGCTTCGCCACCCAGCCGCCGATCCAGCGCTGCGCCACCTGCCCGACCACGAAGGGCACCAGCAGCTGCAGCACGATCGCGCCGATCGCATCCCACGACATGCCGCCCTGCCCATGCGACTCCAGCATCAAGCCCACCAATAGCGGCGTGAGGAAAATGCCCAGCAGGCTGGACGCCGACGCCGAACAGATCGCGGCGGCGACGTTGCCGCGCGCAATCGAGGTGAATGCAATGGACGACTGCACGGTGGAAGGCAGTGCGCACAGGAACAGCACGCCCAGGTAGAGATCCGGCGTCACCAGCGGCGCCAGCAACGGGCGCAGCAGCCAGCCCAGCAAGGGGAATAGCACGAAGGTGCTGGCCAGCACCGTCAGGTGCAAGCGCCAATGGGTCGCTCCGGCCACCACCGCCTCGCGCGACAGCTTGGCGCCGTGCAGGAAGAACAGCAGCGCGATGGCAAGGTCGGTCAACACCTCGAACACGTCGGCGGCTGCACCGCGGCACGGCAAGACCGTAGCCAGGGTCACGGTGGCGACGAGCGCGCAGGTGAAACGGTCGGGCAGGAAGCGGCTCAGGGACATGGCGGCAGGGGGCAAGAGGCTGGGGGCGGCTCATTCCAGCGCCCGGCGATTGATAAATCAAATCGTTTTAACTTATTCATTGATACGATTTGCGCATGAACGTCAGCCTGCGCCAGCTCCGCGCCTTTCTCGCCGTCGCCCACGCGCGGCATTTCCGGCGGGCGGCCGAGAGCCTGCATCTCACCCAGCCGGCGGTCAGCCGCCACATCGCCGACCTGGAGGCGGAACTGGGCGTGCGGCTGTTCGACCGCAACACGCGCGAAGTCGTCCCCACCGAAGCGGGGCGCTACCTGCAAGGCGCCGTGGAGCGGCTGCTCGATGAACTGGAAGGCGTGCTGGCCCACGTCCACACGGAAAGCGAACGGCGCAGCGGCAAGGTGCGCGTGGCCGCGGTGCCGACCTTGTCGGCCGGCCTGATGCCCCGCTGCATCGCCGCCTGCGCGCGCGACTTTCCGCAATTGACGGTGCAACTTCATGACCAGGCGCAGACGCTCGTACTCGACAGCGTCCGCAACGGTGAGGTGGATTTCGGCCTCGCCATCGAGCCGGCGGACCGCGAATCCTTCGAGATCGAAACCATCCTGCATGACCCGTTCGTGCTCGTCTGCCGCACCGACCACCCGCTCGCCGCGCTGGCGCAGGTGCCATGGAAGAAGCTCAAGGACCAGCCGCTGGTGCTGCTGGACCAGACCTCCGGCAGCCGACGCCTGATCGATCGGCAGCTGGCTGCGCAGCGCATCGAGGGGAATGTGGTCCAGCAGGCCGGCCATCCGTTGACCGCATTCCGCATGGTGGAAGCAGGCCTGGGCGTGAGCGTCACGCCGCGGTTGTCGTTGCCCGCACCCGGCGCGCTGGTGACGCGGCCTCTCACGCCGACGGCAGAGCGTGCCGTCACGCTGATCCGTCGCCGGCACCGTTCGCTGTCGCCCACGGCGCAGCTGGTGTGGAACAGCATCCGCGACACCGCCGCCGCGTGGGCGAACACGGATACAGCGAAACGTAGAACGATCACGCCGCGTTGAACCGCGCGCGCCTAGCGTGGAGCGGCTACGCAGGAGACCCGCCATGCGCTATCAGCTCTACTACTGGACCGGCATCCAGGGACGCGGCGAATTCGTGCGCCTCGCGCTGGAGGACGCCGACGCCGATTACGTGGACGTGGCCCGCGAGGAGGGCGATGAAGCGATCATGCCGTTCCTGCGCGGCGAGCGGCCCGGCGCGCGGCCGTTCGCTCCGCCGTTCCTGAAAGCCGGGCGCCTGGTGATCGCGCAGACCGCGGAAATCCTGCACTACCTCGGCCCGCGCCATGGCCTGGTGCCGAAGAGCGAGGCGGCGCGGCTGTACGCGCATCAGCTGCAGCTCACGCTCTCGGACCTGGTGGTCGAAGCGCACGACACGCATCATCCGATCGCCAGCGGCCTTTACTACGAAGACCAGCGCCCTGCCGCTAGACAGCGCGCGGAAGATTTCCGCAAGACGCGCATTCCCAAGTTCCTCGGCTACTTCGAGGACGTGCTCGACAAGGCCGGCGGCCGCCACGCGCTGGGCCGGCATTCGTACATCGACCTCTCGCTTTTCCAGGTGATGAGCGGACTTTCCTACGCCTTCCCGAAGGCGATGAAGCGCATGCGCAGGAAACTGCCCCGCTTGAACGCACTTGCCGACCGGGTGGCCGGGCGGCCGCGGCTGGCCGCCTACCTGGCATCGCCGCGGCGCATCCCGTTCAACGAGATGGGCATCTTCCGGCATTACCCTGAGCTGGACGACTGAATCAGAGCACGCTCAACCAGAGCACGCTTTTCAAAACACCGCGATCACGATCGCGCCGGCCAGGATCAACGCGCCGCCCACCAGCGTCGGCCACGCCGGGCGCTCGCCGAGCACCGCGATGCCCAGCAGGATCACCATCGCCACGCTGAGCTTGTCGATCGGCGCCACCTTGCTCAGCGGCCCCAGCTGCAGCGCGCGGTAGTAGCAGAGCCACGAAAGGCCCGTGGCGATTCCCGACAACACCAGGAACAGCCACGCTTGCGACGACAGGTTCGCCGGCCGCGCCCATTCGCCACGCAGGCTGAGGATGCCGGCGGTCACCAGCAGGATGACGATGGTGCGGATGAATGTGGCGAGATTGGAATTGATGCCCGCCACACCGATCTTGCCGAACAGCGCGGTGAGCGCGGCGAAGAACGCCGAGCCGAGTGCGAACAGCAGCCAGCTCTCGCGCGGGTTCATGGCGTGCGCCGGCTTACTGCCCGCAGGAGGGTTGATCCTCGGCCGGACGGCTCTTGCCCCACTCCAGCACCTTGTACATCACCGGCTTCACCGGCTCGCGCGGGCCGCTCTGGCTGACCTGGCTGTAATTGCCCTTGGCGTCGACCAGGTAGACCTGCTCCGGCCCGACCTTGGGCTTCACCACCACCTGGTACAGCGCGCCGCTGCGACGGTATTCCTGGATGGTGTTGTCTTCCTTTTGACATTCGGTGATCTGCGCATCGGACGTCTGGCCCGATGCGCCGGCCGTGGCGGCGGTCGCCTTGGCGGGTGTGCTCTGCGCGGTGGCCGGCTTGGGCGGCTGCGTCGCCTTGACGCCCGGATCGTTCATGCCCGGCGGCGGCGGGGCCGGCGGCAGCGAGCGCGTGGACTGTGCGAAAGCCGGCGCGGCGGCGGAAACGGCCAGGGCGGCGACACCCAGGGCGACGGCTAGGACGGCAGGTTTCATGGCGGATCTCCTCGCGATGGGGCCGAGCATAGCAGCGCCGCCTCCCGGCTCCGTGAAGCGCGGCAACATGGCGCCCTGCTCCCGGCGAGGCCGGCGCATCGGCGTTACACTCGCCCTTCCTCCCGGCCGGCGCACCCGCGTCCCGGCCCCACCCTTCGCGGTCTCCCTGGCTTCCATGTCCAAGCTCATCCTCATCGACGGCTCTTCGTATCTCTATCGCGCGTTCCACGCGCTGCCTCCGCTGACCAACACCCACGGCGAGCCCACCGGCGCGCTGTTCGGCGTGGTGAACATGCTGCGCGCGACGCTGAAGGCGAAACCGGAATACGTGGCCTTCGTCAGCGATGCGCCAGGCCCCACGTTCCGCGATGCGCTGTACGACCAGTACAAGGCGAACCGCCCGCCCATGCCGGACGACCTGGGCGCCCAGGTGGAACCCATGCTGGCGATCGTGTCCGCGCTGGGCTTTCCGATCCTGCGCATCACCGGGGTGGAAGCGGACGACGTGATCGGCACGCTGACCGAGCAGGCGCATGCGCAGGGCATCGAAGTGGAAATCTCCACCGGCGACAAGGACCTCGCCCAGCTCGTGCGGCCCGGCGTCACCCTGGTCAACACCATGACCAACACCACCATGGACGATGCCGGCGTCATGGAGAAGTTCGGCGTGCGTCCGGATCAGATCGTCGACTACCTGGCCCTGGTCGGCGACAGCGTCGACAACGTGCCCGGCGTGCCCAAGTGCGGCCCCAAGACGGCCGCGAAGTGGCTGGCCGAGTACGGCACGCTCGACGGCGTGATCGCCAATGCGGACAAGATCGGCGGCAAGATCGGCGAGAACCTGCGCGCGGCGCTCCCGCAGCTGCCGTTGTCGAAGGAACTGGTGTCGATCCGCCTGACCGTGCCGCTCGAACAGGGCGTCACCGACCTGGTGCTGCGCGACCGCGACGTCGAGCGCCTGCGCGAGCTGTACATCCGCTACGAGTTCAAGGCGGCGCTGAAGGAACTGGACGGCACCGCCGAGGTCGCCGCGCCGACGCCGGCAGCGCCGGCCGCCGCCGCTGTTGCGGTGCCCGCGGCCCATCCCGCGGGCGACCTGAGCGGGCCGGGCCGCTACGAGCTGGTCACCACCGAGGCCCAGCTCGACGCCTGGCTGGCGAAGCTGCGCACCGCCGAACTGATCGCCTTCGACACCGAGACCACCAGCATCGATTCCATGCAGGCGGACATGGTGGGCCTGAGCCTCTCGGTAGAAACCGGCGAGGCCTGCTACGTGCCGCTGGCCCACGATTACCCCGGCGCGCCGCCGCAGCTCGCGCGCGACCACGTGCTCGACCGGCTCAAGCGGATCTTCGAGGACCCGTCGCGGCCCAAGCTCGGCCAGCACGCGAAGTACGACATCAACATCCTTTCGCATTACGGCATCGCGGTGCAGGGGCTCAAGCACGACTCCATGCTGGAGTCGTACGTGTGGAACGCCACCGCCACGCGTCACGACATGGATTCGCTGGCGCGCAAATATCTCGGCTACGAGACGGTGAAGTACGAGGAAGTGGCCGGCAAGGGCGCCAAGCAGATCTCCTTCTCGCAGGTCGACGTCGACACCGCCTGCCGCTACGCCGCCGAGGACGCCGACATCACCCTGCGCCTGCATCGCGCGCTGTGGCCGCTGCTGGAGAGCGAGCCGAAGCTGCGCAGCGTGTACGAGGACATCGAGATCCCGCTGGTGCCGGTGCTCGCCGGCATGGAGCAGCGCGGCGTGCTGATCGACGTGCCCAACCTGCGCCTGCAGAGCCAGCAGCTGGGCAAGCGCATGTTCGACCTGCAGCAGCAGGCCTGGCAGGCCGCAGGCCACGACTTCAACCTGGACTCGCCCAAGCAGCTGCAGAGCGTGCTGTTCGACGAACTGGGCCTGCCGGCCAAGCTGCGCACGCCCACCGGGCAGCCGTCCACCAACGAGGAGGCGCTGGAGGCGATCGCGGAGGAGCACCCGCTGCCGCGCCTGATCCTGGACTACCGCGGCCTGGCCAAGCTGCGCTCGACCTACACCGACAAACTGGCGGAGATCGTCAATCCGCGCACCGGCCGCGTGCACACCAGCTACCACCAGGGCGCGGTGGCCACCGGGCGCGTGTCGTCGTCCGACCCGAACCTGCAGAACATCCCGGTGCGCACCGAGGAAGGCCGGCGCATCCGCCAGGCCTTCATCGCACCGGATGGCTGGGTGGTCATGGCCGCCGACTACTCGCAGATCGAGCTGCGCATCATGGCCCACCTGTCCGGCGACGAGGGCCTGCTGCGCGCCTTCCAGGAAGGCGGCGACGTGCACCGCGCCACCGCCGCCGAAGTGTTCGGCCTGCCGCCCGAGGAAGTCAGCGCCAACCAGCGCCGTGCCGCCAAGGCCATCAACTTCGGCCTGATGTACGGCATGAGCGCGTTCGGCCTGGCGCGCCAGCTGGGCGTGGACCGCGGCGAAGCCAGCGACTACATGGCCCGCTATTTCGCCCGCTACCCGGGCGTGCACGCCTTCATGGACGCCACGCGCGAGCAGGCGCACCGCGATGGCTATGTCGAGACCATCTTCGGCCGCCGCCTGTACCTGGAGAACCTCAAGTCCCGCAACCAGGCTTTGCGCGCCGGCGCCGAGCGCGCGGCGGTGAACGCGCCCATGCAGGGCAGCGCCGCGGACATCATCAAGCGCGCCATGATCGCGGTGGCCGAGTGGCTCAAGCCGCGCGACGACGCCCACATGCTCATGCAGGTGCACGACGAACTGGTGTTCGAGGTGCGCGAGGACGCGGTCGACACGGTTCGCGCCGCCGTGGTCGAGCGCATGTCCGGCGCCGCCCAGCTGCGGGTGCCGCTGCTGGTGGAAGCCGGCGTGGGCGCCAACTGGGACGAGGCGCACTGAGGCAGCGTCATTTGGAATTTCCAAATGAATCGACAATGAATTTTTGCCGGAATCTTGCTGCAACTTTTCCAGCCTCGGACGTTCTATAGACA
It contains:
- the prmA gene encoding 50S ribosomal protein L11 methyltransferase → MPFLELTLTLRSEQQPRAEEALEDLGALSVTLQDADAETPDEQAIFEPGVGELPLWPTITLNALFDADTDRRGLTEALGDLLPWLEPDQVLYRDVADEDWERAWMDQFKPMQFGRRLWIYPWNIEPPQDGDSVVVRLDPGLAFGSGTHPTTALCLEWLDAQDLKGKTLIDYGCGSGILAIAALKLGAASAVGVDNDPQALTASADNAERNEVAGRLALFLPEDLDAEPAEVFIANILAGPLDELAPSFAAAARAGAPFAISGILKGQEGELLERYAEWFDELRVDTREDWVRISGRRRAD
- a CDS encoding zinc-ribbon and DUF3426 domain-containing protein; translation: MYAQCPDCLTVFSMDAELLAQARGHVVCGHCQVEFDALLSLSSQLPPEPFQYLPSRENSGRLPRADAAVYRPRPEQVFAPASTPAAENGDFSQLVFSPRFAREAKSSAGRRWPWLVACLVLLLLLCAQLAWAKRDVLIADATAGSWLRQACTGLGCRLPLVQDVHRLRLLARDVQAHPSVPGALLISATVRNDASFDQPWPVVSVTLSDVDGKRIAMRRLQPAEYLGDSAALERGLAAGGNAALVLEVEDPGNKAVAFEIGFE
- a CDS encoding helix-turn-helix domain-containing protein, producing the protein MPVNAVRLPAAEAAKETSSQSALSECVTRTVRRYLADIGDTECAEGLHALVIREVEGPLLREVLAWHDGNQSRAAAALGINRATLRKKLAVHGLL
- a CDS encoding GNAT family N-acetyltransferase, with translation MSSAFIVRPATAADHARIAVVWEDAVRATHDFLAEEDILFFRGFLPEIFGRLDVRVADRGGDIGGFVATAERHVEALFVAPALHGQGLGRKLLDHVIGDDPSTAWTVDVNEQNPGATRFYERYGFVQVGRSELDASGRPFPLLHLALRR
- the purH gene encoding bifunctional phosphoribosylaminoimidazolecarboxamide formyltransferase/IMP cyclohydrolase, translating into MSTASLAPVRRALLSVSDKHGLIDLARRLSAKGVELLSTGGTAKAIRDAGLPVKDVSELTGFPEIMDGRVKTLHPKVHGGLLGRRGTDDAVMAELDIAPIDLLVLNLYPFEATVARPDCKLEQAIENIDIGGPAMLRSAAKNWNDVGVLTSPDQYEDAVKEIEEHGGLARATRFKLAVAAFNRVSNYDGAISDYLSALRLNETQDGIAGHDLFPGQANGRFVKMMDLRYGENPHQHAAFYRDLHPAPGTLATFRQIQGKELSFNNIADADAAWECVRSFTKPACVIVKHANPCGVAVSLEGVGRAYDLAYQTDPTSAFGGIIAFNRELDGSTARAIVERQFVEVVLAPAYAEDALLAFAKKANVRLLLIPPPADGDLSRAHPGNDVRRVGSGLLIQTADRGMVTAEDLKVVTKRAPTEAEIHDLIFAWKVAKYVKSNAIVYARDRQTIGIGAGQMSRVYSARIAGIKAADEKLEVRGSVMASDAFFPFRDGIDAAAQAGITAVIQPGGSMRDAEVIAAADEHGMAMVFTGMRHFRH
- a CDS encoding bile acid:sodium symporter family protein gives rise to the protein MSLSRFLPDRFTCALVATVTLATVLPCRGAAADVFEVLTDLAIALLFFLHGAKLSREAVVAGATHWRLHLTVLASTFVLFPLLGWLLRPLLAPLVTPDLYLGVLFLCALPSTVQSSIAFTSIARGNVAAAICSASASSLLGIFLTPLLVGLMLESHGQGGMSWDAIGAIVLQLLVPFVVGQVAQRWIGGWVAKHRGLVAYVDQGSILLVVYTAFSAAVLQGLWKQVPLPVLGGLLLVNIVLLAIALLATRYGARALGFGRADEITIVFCGSKKSLASGVPMAKVLFAGHPLGAIVLPIMLFHQIQLMTCAVLARRYAARPVEVHAGEPAPARR
- a CDS encoding LysR family transcriptional regulator encodes the protein MNVSLRQLRAFLAVAHARHFRRAAESLHLTQPAVSRHIADLEAELGVRLFDRNTREVVPTEAGRYLQGAVERLLDELEGVLAHVHTESERRSGKVRVAAVPTLSAGLMPRCIAACARDFPQLTVQLHDQAQTLVLDSVRNGEVDFGLAIEPADRESFEIETILHDPFVLVCRTDHPLAALAQVPWKKLKDQPLVLLDQTSGSRRLIDRQLAAQRIEGNVVQQAGHPLTAFRMVEAGLGVSVTPRLSLPAPGALVTRPLTPTAERAVTLIRRRHRSLSPTAQLVWNSIRDTAAAWANTDTAKRRTITPR
- a CDS encoding glutathione S-transferase, with translation MRYQLYYWTGIQGRGEFVRLALEDADADYVDVAREEGDEAIMPFLRGERPGARPFAPPFLKAGRLVIAQTAEILHYLGPRHGLVPKSEAARLYAHQLQLTLSDLVVEAHDTHHPIASGLYYEDQRPAARQRAEDFRKTRIPKFLGYFEDVLDKAGGRHALGRHSYIDLSLFQVMSGLSYAFPKAMKRMRRKLPRLNALADRVAGRPRLAAYLASPRRIPFNEMGIFRHYPELDD
- a CDS encoding EamA family transporter, translated to MNPRESWLLFALGSAFFAALTALFGKIGVAGINSNLATFIRTIVILLVTAGILSLRGEWARPANLSSQAWLFLVLSGIATGLSWLCYYRALQLGPLSKVAPIDKLSVAMVILLGIAVLGERPAWPTLVGGALILAGAIVIAVF
- a CDS encoding DUF2782 domain-containing protein, which translates into the protein MKPAVLAVALGVAALAVSAAAPAFAQSTRSLPPAPPPPGMNDPGVKATQPPKPATAQSTPAKATAATAGASGQTSDAQITECQKEDNTIQEYRRSGALYQVVVKPKVGPEQVYLVDAKGNYSQVSQSGPREPVKPVMYKVLEWGKSRPAEDQPSCGQ